The following coding sequences lie in one Halorhabdus rudnickae genomic window:
- a CDS encoding ferredoxin — MSDTEGQDNDAIDPAEIGERDAPPIDEKPYKVVFEANKCIGAGKCSQVADNWELDLETGIARPKRYFIDEGELDANVEAAKVCPAKKDRGVIHVIDRRTNEELAPDPQGDGTISVDW, encoded by the coding sequence ATGAGTGATACCGAAGGGCAAGACAACGACGCTATCGACCCAGCAGAGATCGGCGAGCGCGACGCCCCGCCGATCGACGAAAAGCCCTACAAGGTGGTCTTCGAGGCCAACAAGTGTATCGGGGCCGGGAAGTGTTCCCAGGTCGCCGACAACTGGGAACTAGACCTCGAGACGGGGATCGCCCGTCCGAAGCGATACTTCATCGACGAGGGCGAACTCGATGCGAACGTCGAGGCCGCTAAGGTCTGTCCAGCCAAGAAGGATCGAGGGGTCATCCACGTTATCGACCGCCGGACAAACGAGGAACTCGCACCCGATCCCCAGGGTGACGGAACGATCTCCGTCGACTGGTGA
- a CDS encoding GNAT family N-acetyltransferase, with product MPGPVFLEGETVALRPIEEEDLAFVQRERSDERVWRTLGWPVPSNREQVEAFYEETISDEETIHLLITVDEEPVGMVSFHDLSEKDRRGELGYWVAADHHGNGYATDAIGTIVAYAFRDLGLHRVEAKVFDGNDASRRVLEKLGFTHEGIHREATFSDGQFRDVHWYGVLAEEFDLDRE from the coding sequence ATGCCTGGTCCAGTGTTTCTCGAAGGCGAAACCGTGGCCCTCCGGCCGATCGAGGAGGAAGATCTCGCGTTCGTGCAGCGTGAGCGATCGGACGAACGCGTCTGGCGTACGTTGGGATGGCCCGTCCCCTCGAACCGCGAGCAGGTCGAGGCGTTCTACGAGGAGACGATCTCCGACGAGGAGACCATTCATCTCCTGATTACCGTCGACGAAGAGCCGGTCGGTATGGTGAGTTTTCACGATCTCTCGGAGAAGGACCGGCGGGGCGAACTGGGGTACTGGGTGGCGGCCGACCACCATGGCAACGGCTACGCCACTGACGCTATCGGGACAATCGTCGCCTACGCGTTCCGTGACCTCGGCCTCCACCGCGTCGAGGCGAAGGTTTTCGACGGCAACGACGCCTCCCGTCGCGTCCTCGAAAAACTCGGATTCACCCACGAGGGCATCCACCGCGAGGCGACTTTTTCTGACGGCCAGTTCCGTGACGTCCACTGGTACGGCGTGCTGGCCGAGGAGTTCGATCTCGATAGAGAATAA